AGAAAGAATCCATATCGGCTTTGTCCGTATAATTCGGGTTAACATAGTATTTTGAAAGATCAACACTTCCTTCTTTCGCGCCTGTTGGAACGATATAATCCGGCAGAACTGGCGTAGCACCGCTTCCGTATTGAGGATCATTGATGGTAGCACCGGAATTTTTAAGCGCAAGAAATTTCAAATCCGCCATTCCTTGTGAAGAAAGTATGTCATATACATTTCCTTTTTTCACAGTTTGTGTACCATAATACATATCGTAACTGATCTTCACTTTTCCAGTTCCGCGTTTGGTAGTAATGATCACAACACCGTTGGATGCGCGGGAACCATAAATAGAAGCAGAACCGGCATCCTTCAAAACCTGCATTGTCGCTACGTCATTCGGGTTCAGGTTGTTGATATCCTGTGTTGGTACACCGTCTACAACAAATAAAGGCGTGTTGTTTCCAAATGAGTTGATACCACGAATACGGATTTGAGGTGCCTGGCCAGGTTGTCCCGAAGTAAGAACGGTAACACCGGAAGCACGTCCCTGAAGCTGGTTTGAAAGGTTGGAGTTTGGCTGCTCGGTAAGTTCACCTACTTTAACAACAGAAACTGCACCAGTCAAATCCTTTTTTCTTGCTGTTCCATAACCCACAACGACAACTTCACTAAGCAGTTTTTCATCCTGAACCAAAGTTACATTTACAGTGCTTTGGCTTGAAGGAACATCAACGTCTTTGGATGTGAAACCGACAAAGCTGAAGGTCAGGGTCACATTTCCATCCGGAGCAGCAATCTTGTACGAGCCGTCTGCATCTGTATTTGCACCGCGGGCGGAACCCTTAACAATAACAGAGACACCCGGTAAGCCAGAACCGCTGCCATCAGATACAACACCTGAAATAGAACGTTCCACAGTCAGATTTTTAGTTTGCTGAGGCGTTAGCATTTCTGTTTTCAGCTTGATACGTTTCAGGATGATTTGTTTTCCCGAAACTTCGAATTCAAGATTAAGAGGATGTAAAATTGTTTTTAATGCGTCACCAAGTTGTTGCTGTTGTAGATTTACCGATATTTTTCTTTCTGATTTAATTAAACTTGAACTGTACAGGAACTTTACATTTGCTTGTTCTTCTATTGTTGTCAGCACTTTACGTACGTCCTGATTCTGCATTTGAATCGTCACGCGGTTGTTCAGAATTTCCTGCGCCTCGCTCACACGTGCCATGGAAATAGTCGACAGTAGTGCTGCAATGATGAGTTGCGTACAACTGAATCTCATAATGATCTGCCAATGAGCATAGTTAGGATACAATTTTTTCATAACTTTACTTAAGTTTTGTTGAACTTGAAAAATGGACAAAACAAATCCTCCATCCGCTGAGAACGGATGTATTCGTACTGAGGAGAAATGATTGGGTTGGTGATGGTGCAAACATCATCAACCTCTTTTTTTGATTTTGTTAGTTAGGTCATAGTGAACGAGTTGGAAAGATTAGGTGATAATTGATAAATTAGTCAGGTTGTAAAATCTTTTATATTTTTCAGTGGCATCCTCTGCCGGTAATGACTACTTGTGCATCTATTACTTCAAATTTTGCTTCAATGCCTTTGCAGATCATATCAATTTTTTCGTAAAGATTTTCATTACTGAAGGAAGCAGTCAGGAGGCAATTGCCTAGTATTTTTTCATCATAAACGATATCAATTCCATAGGTCTGTTCCAGATTGGCAAAAATTTGAGAGACTTTTTCATCCTGGAATTTCAGCATGGGAGCAGGTAATACAGCTGAGGCAATGATTTCCGGGGTATCCACCAGCAATTTTTTAATTCGAAGCTGCTGCCTTAAAAACATGACCTTTTGATTTGGTGTGAGAATTACACCAGCAAGTTTGTTGCTGGACTGATTCTTCTCAGCATCATCATCCATTCTTGTAAATACGGATACTTTTCCGGTTTTTACAGCAACTTCCACTTCTTTATCATTATCAAAGGCTTTAATAAGGAAGCTTGTACCTAAGACTTTGGTTATCAATTCATTTGCGTAAACAAAAAATGGTTTATCCGGATTTTTTGTTACGTTGAAAAATGCTTCACCCGACAGATATACTTCACGCTTCGAATTTCTTTCAAAATCCGCAGCATAACTTACACTGCTTTTGGGATGTAACACAATCGTACTGCGGTCGGGCAGAACAATGAGCTGCAGTGTATCGGAGCTATTTATTTTTTCTTTTAACTCTGTTTTTGAACAGGCTGTAAGTTTTTTATAGATTGTTGTATTGTTTTGTTTTTCTGTTTTTAAAAACCAGCTAATGGAAAAGATAAGCACAGCTGCCGCAGTGGCAAAAGTAGTCAGCCAGCGGGATAATATTTTGCCCGGTTTTTTATCCATATGCTGTTGAATATTGGCCAGCATATTTTCAACTTTTACCTCATCAGGAAATTCAGTTTCTATTTCATCTTTGATTTGAAGCAGGATAGATTGAGCATTGGCTATCATTTCAGATTTTTCGGGATACTGAATCAGAAATTCTTTCCAGAAATGATTTGTTTCAGAGGTAGGGGTATATACCCACGCTTTGAAATATTCGTCTTCCAGAAAATCAGTTACTTCAAAATGGTAGTAACTCATATTGATAGCATTATTCGATGAAATAATTAAACTTGTTCTTTATTTAGAAAGAGCAGTGAAGTAGAAAGTTTAACTCACTTTAAAAGAAATATTTTTAAAAAAATAAAAATATGCCTGCAAAAATTATAGAAGTGGTAAGATGACGCAGCTTTAAAACTGCTCTCTGGATGAGATTACGAACAGATTGCTCGTTTATGGAAAGTATTTCAGAAATTTCAGAATAGCTGAAATCCTGGTAATAGCGAAGCATTAAAACTTCATATTGACGTACGGGAAGACTTTTCAACCAGCTGTTTAATTCGTCCTTTTGTCTCTGAAAATCTTCTTCTTCTATGATCTCATATTCCTTGGGGAAATCTACCGGATGTATTCCTTCATCAATATTTTCCCAGCGCTGACTATGATGATTTCCATTAACGGATTTGTGTATCCGGCGGCGCAAGGCACGGAAGAGATAAAATTTGGGAGAATCAACATCTGCCAAACGACTTTTACTTTGCCAAATATCAATAAAAAGTTCCTGAACCATATCCTGAACAGCCTCTTCATCGGATATAAGCTTCTTGCCATATCCGTAGAGGACATGAACATATCTATGGTATAATGTGGTAAAAGCTACTTCATCACCTTGTTTGAAGGCTTGCCACAATACTTTATCTTCACTATGTGTAAAAGTTGATGTCAAGTATGAAGTTTTTAGTTACTCAAAAGTATTAAAAAATATAAGAATATAACAATTTAAATCTTACTACTTTGCAGATATTACCATTTTTATATCATATATTGATAAATTTGGATTAGTCAGCATCTATTTCAATCCCATTTTCTTCATTATTCAGACTATTTCAATTAAATGATTAGAGATAATATCAACCTTGACGATGATTCTTCATATTCCAAATAATTATCTGTTAAAGGCTTATATAACGGGCTTTAATATCCAGTATCATTAGGGTTTAATTAAGGATCCGGATTCTAACTTCATTAAATTTAGTTCAGTGGCACAGGCTTGTCCAGGATATTTCTTGTTGTGATGATCTCAGGAAATAGGCCATTCTCCAGATATACTTGCACTAAACGAAATCCGGTTGTGAAGTGCAGTTTTTACCAAATTTTCGGCTGAAGTCTATAAGAGTACTATTTATTGGAATAGTACAATGGATGTTTTAAATACAGGAAAAATACTATTGTCAAATTTTAAACTACTTGTTGCACTTTTTATATAAACATAGGATTATTCGAATATTAAGATATAACCAAAATTGGAATTTTTCAATATGAAAACATTGCTATTGACTTATATTAAGATTGTTACCTACCTTTGACATATCAAAAGCAAACGAAAAGGCGCTTTTATATAATCCGAGTAGAAATTGAATATTAATTTAACTATATCTGTAAAGTACAATTCTTTGCAGAGAGATTAAACAACATAAAATTAAAGACATCATGAAAAAAACAATCTTAGCAATCGCAGTTTTGGTGGGAGTATCAACTGCAAGTTTTTCTTACGCAAACGAAAAAAATTCTAACAGTTCTGCTGCTGCAATCGAACTGGTTTCTGGCGACAATGTTACTTTCCGTTTGAAACTTGACAACGTAAAAGAAAAATCTTCTGTGATTATTAAAGACGATTTCGGAACTGTGCTTTATAGCTCTGCAATTCCTAAGTCTGAAAACTACTCGAAAGTATTTGACCTTTCTAATCTTTTGGATGGTAACTATACTTTTATCGTGAACAATGGTTCAGAAGTTACTGAAAAACCTTTCGTTATCGCTACTGAAACAAAACGTTTGGTAACTGCTGTTAAATAAGGAATACAAGTTTTAAGAAATAAAAAGGAGAGCAACGGTCCCGTTGCTCTCCTTTTTTTGTGGGCTATGTTTTTTGCCAATGAATAATTTGGGTTTCCCAGGGTTAAAACCCTGCGCTATAATGTCGGTCATGCCAATGGCATTTTGCTTTGTGACGGTTTGGTTGATATGAATGTTATTGGGTTGACTTTTATCTGTCCCATGGAATAAATTCCGTGGTTATCAAATCGGTCATACGTATGGCACTTTGTTAAACTTAGATTTGCTAGTATTCATAATGCCGTAGGCATGACCGACATTGTAGCGCCGGGTTTTAACCCGGGGAAAGCATAGGGGTTGAGATTATAATACGAAAAAATGCCATAACATGACCAATTAGGGAATGTTATGGCATTTTTAATTTATAAAAATTGGCGTATTAACTTACAGTTTAAAGATCACACCAAAATTGACATTTCCTTGTAAAAAGAAGAAATGCTGTGCTGCTCTGTCATCTGTAAAATTGGTGGTCAGGATATTCGGCATATTGATATACCCACCTTTGGCCTCGCCCTGAATAAAGAAATGCTTGAAAAAAGTAACATTAAGTCCGGTAACCAAATCAACACCGTATCCCGCCACATGCCATTGATCGTTCTCGGCATAATTAAGCAATGTTACATCAGACTTTGGGTAAAGAACACCCGCTCCGACACCTTCAATTAAATTAATGTCAATGTTTTTTATTTTCAGGGATCTCTGGTCAAAAAGATTATCCATTCTTCTTACTTCCAGATTCAGGTAATTTAGTCCGTTGGTGTGTTCAAAGCGCAAAAAGTTTGGAGTCAGCTTAATAGGTACATTATTATACGTCCTGTCATAATCCGTTCCTGTTCCGGCAATAGCACCATTAATTTTAACAATCTGATCCTGCTGCATTACATATTTCATGTGATCAAAACCAAAGGAAATGCTGTACTTGGAATTGAAATAATATCCTATTCTGAAATTGTATTGGGGAATTGTAATTTTTGAAGGATTGAAATACCGTAGAGAAAATCCTGTTTGACGATCTTTTGCAACTACATCTTTCAAGGTAAAGTTATAATCGTTTCCCTTAAAGTGAATGTCTGACTTTGTATAAGCACTCTGGTTCCAACCCCAGGAGACAAATATTTTTCCTTTTTGATTATGAGCGTTTGCGAAATCGTAAGTTTGGGAATACGCGATAAAAGCTTGCATGACAAGCATGCTGACAAGGAATATTCTTTTCATAAGATATTGATAGAAGAGATATTAAACTAAACAAAGACACAGACTTATTTCTATGCATCTGTTTTTGACTAGTGATTTAAGTGATTTTTACAAAATAAAGTTCACACGCAAACGGATGAAATCAACTGTCTGGCAAAGTTAGAAAGATTGTATTTATTTAATTGTCACACTCGGTTACTTTAAAGGTGAAAACCTGAAATATTAACATTTTTAATTTTTTTCTAATCGATGACGAATGCGTTGCAATTTGTTATTTTCAAATTGTATATAAACAAAAACCGCCGCAGAAATCACTTTCTGCGGCGGTTTCTTTATGCTTACTGTATTCTTCCTAATATTTCATTACCTTTTTCTCTGCGCTGCTTTGAAATGCAAGGTCAATTACGCGGCAAGTTCGTAGGATTTCTTCCGGCTTCACCGCAAGTTCTGCACCTTCGACAATTGCTTCATATACATTGTCATAAAATGGCATATAATCACCAGCTTCGCTTTCTATAATACCTGTAAAGTCAGCGGATGACAATTTCCCCCAACGATTTTCAGGTTCAACACCCCATGGTTTTTCATCAGGTAAAATATTTTTACGTAATGTTTCTTCCTGCGGATCCAGCCCGCCTTTGATAAATGAACCGCTGGTACCGTGAATAGTATAACGCAGGAAATTTTCGTAAACCATCAAACTGGATTTTAAAACTACCAATTTGTCAGCATAACCTAGTCTAACGTCAAAATAATCGTCGATTTCACTATTTGGACGAACACTGCGAACTTCGGCTGTAACCGTTTCAGGTGTGCCAAATAAAGTGAGAGCCTGATCAAGCAAATGCGGTCCAAGATTATATAAATTTCCACCCACGTCAACCTTTTTCTCTTTCCAGGATTCCGTCGGAACAACAGGGCGGAAACGGTCATAACGGCATTCATATTCAATAACATCACCAAGTTTTCCTTC
The nucleotide sequence above comes from Dyadobacter subterraneus. Encoded proteins:
- a CDS encoding RNA polymerase sigma factor; this translates as MTSTFTHSEDKVLWQAFKQGDEVAFTTLYHRYVHVLYGYGKKLISDEEAVQDMVQELFIDIWQSKSRLADVDSPKFYLFRALRRRIHKSVNGNHHSQRWENIDEGIHPVDFPKEYEIIEEEDFQRQKDELNSWLKSLPVRQYEVLMLRYYQDFSYSEISEILSINEQSVRNLIQRAVLKLRHLTTSIIFAGIFLFF
- a CDS encoding FecR family protein codes for the protein MSYYHFEVTDFLEDEYFKAWVYTPTSETNHFWKEFLIQYPEKSEMIANAQSILLQIKDEIETEFPDEVKVENMLANIQQHMDKKPGKILSRWLTTFATAAAVLIFSISWFLKTEKQNNTTIYKKLTACSKTELKEKINSSDTLQLIVLPDRSTIVLHPKSSVSYAADFERNSKREVYLSGEAFFNVTKNPDKPFFVYANELITKVLGTSFLIKAFDNDKEVEVAVKTGKVSVFTRMDDDAEKNQSSNKLAGVILTPNQKVMFLRQQLRIKKLLVDTPEIIASAVLPAPMLKFQDEKVSQIFANLEQTYGIDIVYDEKILGNCLLTASFSNENLYEKIDMICKGIEAKFEVIDAQVVITGRGCH
- a CDS encoding Gfo/Idh/MocA family oxidoreductase, with the protein product MAYSFIYYSFIPIIMSSKILNVGLIGFGLSGRYFHAPFLSVNPRFKLKTAVERSKNEAQEFDSSIENARSIDELLSDTEIDLVFICTPNDTHFQYAMDALENGKHVVIEKPFAATEDEAKQLVALAKEKDLILTAYQNRRWDSDFLTIKKLLAEGKLGDVIEYECRYDRFRPVVPTESWKEKKVDVGGNLYNLGPHLLDQALTLFGTPETVTAEVRSVRPNSEIDDYFDVRLGYADKLVVLKSSLMVYENFLRYTIHGTSGSFIKGGLDPQEETLRKNILPDEKPWGVEPENRWGKLSSADFTGIIESEAGDYMPFYDNVYEAIVEGAELAVKPEEILRTCRVIDLAFQSSAEKKVMKY